The following are encoded in a window of Oreochromis aureus strain Israel breed Guangdong linkage group 10, ZZ_aureus, whole genome shotgun sequence genomic DNA:
- the smg6 gene encoding telomerase-binding protein EST1A isoform X2, whose protein sequence is MAWLSGLVHCAKRWYLKAQQIAPKNGRPYNQLALLAVYTKRKLDAVYYYMRSLAASNPILTAKESLMSLFEEAKRKAEQLEQRRKQEHEGGSRGPAVRGRGRREEGARVEIWIRPSGQAAAPSSQRGGSESSRDSEQDGELGSLSAADLNKRFILSFLHAHGKLFTKVGMETFPGAATRVLQEFRTLLQHGPHMLGSTHMLQIITINMFAIHNANSKGEEGEVRSVLQEQSTALGLGMFALLVQRCTELLQEIPAEPVPMTDGEEEGKAEEMEGLVRVSAFPLDLREMLPSIKVWSDWMLGHPDQWNPPPCSIDCSPNVWQCLADLCNLLARVDHGEVPLYKVDSEEGEGDEELMLLQLKEDRLLAGFVPLLAAPQEPCYTDGHTDMAIAADCKRVTVLKYFLEALCGQEEPLLAFKGGKYVSVATPPAPNHSTDTRSRQDSLTEKEGDDVILEAVSSLSASEEEEVEEPGDSENDIRQLKARRHVLANKLAQQQKRRDKIQEVLQTGGQLELEVRPLFLVPDTNGFIDHLTGLKKLLQCGTYIIVVPLIVITELDGLAKGQDSFGGGVESGGRNYSASAAHVRAVQEKARMAVAFLEKGFEAREQCLRALTSRGNQLESIAFRSEDMSGQQGNNDDVILSCCLHYCKDKAKDFMPHQRNGTVRLQREVVLLTDDRNLRVKALTRNVPVRDIPSFLSWAKVG, encoded by the exons ATGGCATGGCTATCAGGGCTCGTCCATTGCGCAAAACG CTGGTATCTGAAGGCCCAGCAGATTGCCCCCAAAAATGGACGCCCGTACAACCAGCTGGCTCTGCTGGCTGTTTATACA AAGCGGAAGTTAGatgctgtgtattattatatGCGTAGCTTGGCAGCTTCCAATCCCATTCTGACTGCAAAGGAGAGCCTGATGAGTCTTTTTGAGGAAGCCAAGCGTAAG GCAGAGCAGCTTGAGCAAAGGAGGAAGCAGGAGCATGAAGGGGGCTCCAGGGGTCCAGCagtgagaggaagaggaagaagggaGGAAGGAGCACGTGTGGAGATCTGGATTCGCCCCAGTGGACAGGCAGCAGCACCTTCCTCTCAGAGAGGAGGTAGTGAGTCCAGCAGAGATTCTGAACAAGATGGAGAGCTGGGCAGTCTCAGCGCTGCTGAC ctcAATAAGAGATTCATTCTGAGTTTCCTGCATGCTCATGGAAAGCTCTTCACTAAAGTGGG CATGGAAACGTTTCCTGGAGCGGCGACCCGTGTTCTGCAGGAATTCAGGACGTTGCTCCAACACGGTCCACACATGCTGGGAAGTACACACATGCTGCAGATCATCACCATTAATATGTTCGCCATACACAATGCCAACAGCAAAG GTGAAGAAGGAGAAGTGCGATCTGTTTTACAAGAGCAGAGCACTGCCCTGGGCCTCGGTATGTTTGCACTGCTGGTGCAGCGCTGCACAGAACTTCTTCAAGAAATTCCTGCAG AACCAGTCCCAATGAcagatggagaggaggagggtAAAGCGGAGGAGATGGAGGGTCTTGTGAGAGTCTCTGCCTTCCCACTAGACCTAAGAGAAATGCTGCCGAGCATCAAAGTCTGGTCTGACTGGATGCTGGGACACCCAGACCAGTGGAACCCACCACCATGCAGTATAGA TTGCAGCCCCAATGTCTGGCAGTGCCTGGCTGATCTGTGTAACTTGCTGGCACGCGTGGACCATGGCGAAGTACCCCTGTACAAAGTCGATAGTGAAGAAGGAGAGGGGGATGAGGAGCTTATGCTGCTTCAGTTGAAGGAAGACCGCCTGCTTGCTGGCTTTGTACCGTTGCTGGCTGCACCACAGGAGCCATGTTACACAGACGGACACACTGACATG GCTATAGCAGCAGATTGTAAGAGAGTTACTGTGCTGAAGTACTTTTTGGAGGCTTTGTGTGGACAGGAAGAGCCTTTGTTGGCTTTCAAGGGAGGCAAATATGTCTCTGTGGCAACTCCTCCTGCACCTAACCACTCAACAGATACAAGAAGCAGGCAGGATTCTCTAACAGAAAAAGAG GGAGATGATGTCATACTCGAGGCAGTGTCTTCTCTCTCTGCatcagaggaagaggaagttGAGGAGCCCGGAGACAGCGAGAATGACATCAGACAGCTCAAGGCACGACGCCATGTCCTCGCCAATAAACTGGCACAGCAACAAAAGCGAAGGGACAAAATACAG gaGGTGCTGCAGACAGGCGGGCAGTTGGAGCTTGAAGTGAGGCCTCTCTTTCTGGTTCCAGATACAAATGGATTTATTGATCATTTGACAGGGCTGAAGAAACTCCTTCAGTGTGGAACATACATAATAGTTGTGCCACTCATCG TGATTACAGAGTTGGATGGCTTGGCTAAAGGCCAGGACAGTTTTGGTGGAGGAGTGGAGTCAGGAGGGCGCAACTATAGTGCCAGTGCGGCCCATGTGAGGGCTGTGCAGGAGAAGGCTCGGATGGCGGTGGCTTTCTTAGAAAAAGGATTCGAAGCCAGAGAACAGTGCCTCAGAGCTCTAACGAGCAGAGGAAATCAACTGGAGTCTATTGCCTTCCGTAGTGAGGATATGTCTGGGCAACAG GGTAACAATGATGATGTTATTCTGTCCTGCTGTCTTCACTACTGCAAAGACAAGGCTAAAGATTTCATGCCTCATCAGAGAA ATGGCACCGTGAGGCTCCAGAGAGAAGTGGTACTCCTCACAGATGACCGTAACCTCCGTGTCAAAGCTTTGACCCGTAACGTACCTGTGCGAGACATCCCTTCTTTCCTCAGCTGGGCCAAAGTGGGCTGA
- the smg6 gene encoding telomerase-binding protein EST1A isoform X1, whose translation MAAELDRVRISAAELRAEASNSVSVTECQKEEQQEHHIHKQHRRREGKRPDLQRYQPVPGHGRRHHDSEGETGQSEPLAAESHEHDQPSQSEKKAESGETPLERQGWTDSGTGTNKRDEDRMRGDGGNSQNCRKGRHAQNKSDANDEKLLVEKENEHQEPVGAAKPAKKTRKPDREFYQPGSRRNIQGKDSGAGREQDKPPPRKQERKPEPESQQSTRESGLDTKTSIQKQGGKDKGGKGTQESAKVSTSSEASRKQGSQDVETPEIPVDASVEKITSKVENLNIQEKDKVECTSQDAGDLSCKGREPTDKKRRGQGSGTKDEEEKSEKKRERGNRRRRGVEKTQDSRKEDEAGDQGKNNQRNTEREKDKRAVEADIEKMDKAKQTHQSKGRENRRENRSGETNNSRSRDAERDAKTEKNVNRNRSNANVATPTSKRYSKSDIRRSRNRTYSSSSASSVTSLDYPGLGKDVESTKWSHSRDNNKKGTIVGGERQRQHLKSWTTNEESSTESLEGSEMSDRADDRRRKRRGGEGQLSRERQRGERNRPKGNKGGGRGILRVSLEKQSDTSSHSGDAQHRKEGPVPRGRGGGILVLPARTDISNSPEVGQRLLFGGSRGGAAGRSRGGRGGGARRLWDPNNPDQKPALTSNRSSQHSSLQQSVYLQTGTGYGQLHFLDTDDEVAGSPPVTQGERFRSQQASAMAYYKFQNSDNPYCYPVPTSGPHNPNTNQRYPFPYHMGPYQMAHTNSMYPSPGVGQFCSNYRGSGYSLPGAGGSVTFEEAEQHTRGELGRLLRAADAQELQLSNLLSRDRVSADGLDRMAQLRVDLLGIYEQVILTDIEFSDSQNVDQALWKNVFYQVIERFRQLLKEPTYDNAPHIRNKLLTLLDEGELFFDALLQKLQTVYQFKLEDYMDGMAIRARPLRKTVKYALISAQRCMICQGDIARYREQASDSANYGKARSWYLKAQQIAPKNGRPYNQLALLAVYTKRKLDAVYYYMRSLAASNPILTAKESLMSLFEEAKRKAEQLEQRRKQEHEGGSRGPAVRGRGRREEGARVEIWIRPSGQAAAPSSQRGGSESSRDSEQDGELGSLSAADLNKRFILSFLHAHGKLFTKVGMETFPGAATRVLQEFRTLLQHGPHMLGSTHMLQIITINMFAIHNANSKGEEGEVRSVLQEQSTALGLGMFALLVQRCTELLQEIPAEPVPMTDGEEEGKAEEMEGLVRVSAFPLDLREMLPSIKVWSDWMLGHPDQWNPPPCSIDCSPNVWQCLADLCNLLARVDHGEVPLYKVDSEEGEGDEELMLLQLKEDRLLAGFVPLLAAPQEPCYTDGHTDMAIAADCKRVTVLKYFLEALCGQEEPLLAFKGGKYVSVATPPAPNHSTDTRSRQDSLTEKEGDDVILEAVSSLSASEEEEVEEPGDSENDIRQLKARRHVLANKLAQQQKRRDKIQEVLQTGGQLELEVRPLFLVPDTNGFIDHLTGLKKLLQCGTYIIVVPLIVITELDGLAKGQDSFGGGVESGGRNYSASAAHVRAVQEKARMAVAFLEKGFEAREQCLRALTSRGNQLESIAFRSEDMSGQQGNNDDVILSCCLHYCKDKAKDFMPHQRNGTVRLQREVVLLTDDRNLRVKALTRNVPVRDIPSFLSWAKVG comes from the exons ATGGCGGCGGAACTGGATAGAGTGCGAATCTCAGCTGCGGAACTCCGAGCTGAAGCGTCGAATTCAGTCAGCGTTACTGAGTGTCAGAAAG AGGAACAACAGGAGCATCACATACACAAGCAGCACAGAAGGCGTGAAGGAAAGCGTCCTGATCTGCAACGCTACCAGCCAGTTCCTGGACATGGACGACGTCACCATGACAGTGAGGGAGAAACTGGTCAAAGTGAGCCCCTAGCTGCTGAATCACATGAGCATGATCAGCCATCCCAGAGTGAAAAAAAGGCTGAGTCTGGGGAGACACCTTTGGAGAGACAAGGGTGGACAGACAGTGGGACAGGTACCAATAAAAGGGATGAAGACAGGATGAGAGGCGATGGTGGTAACAGTCAGAACTGCAGAAAAGGGAGACATGCGCAGAATAAATCAGATGCAAATGATGAAAAATTGCTTGttgaaaaggaaaatgaacatcaAGAACCTGTAGGAGCAGCTAAGCCAGCAAAGAAAACCCGAAAACCAGACAGAGAATTTTATCAACCTGGGAGTAGAAGAAACATTCAAGGGAAGGACAGTGGGGCTGGAAGAGAACAGGATAAGCCTCCTCCTAGAAAGCAAGAGCGAAAACCCGAGCCAGAATCTCAGCAAAGTACAAGGGAAAGTGGATTGGACACAAAAACCTCTATACAGAAGCAGGGTGGAAAAGATAAAGGAGGAAAAGGCACACAAGAGAGTGCAAAGGTGTCTACTTCCAGTGAGGCAAGTAGAAAGCAAGGAAGCCAAGACGTGGAAACGCCTGAAATACCCGTCGATGCTTCAGTGGAGAAAATTACTAGCAAAGTTGAAAATCTCAACATACAAGAAAAGGATAAAGTTGAATGTACAAGTCAAGATGCTGGAGATCTAAGTTGCAAGGGAAGGGAACCAACTGACAAGAAAAGGCGAGGTCAAGGGTCAGGAACCAAAGATGAGGAAGAAAAgtcagagaagaagagagaaaggGGAAACCGAAGGAGGAGAGGCGTGGAAAAGACTCAGGACTCCAGAAAAGAAGATGAAGCAGGTGATCAGGGTAAGAATAATCAAAGGAATACTGAAAGGGAAAAAGACAAGAGAGCTGTAGAAGCAGACATCGAGAAAATGGATAAAGCAAAGCAAACACACCAAAGTAAAGGAAGAGAGAACCGCAGAGAAAACCGAAGTGGTGAAACCAACAACAGCAGATCCAGAGATGCTGAGAGAGATGCCAAGACAGAAAAAAACGTAAACAGAAATCGATCCAATGCAAATGTCGCAACACCAACCTCAAAACGCTATTCCAAATCAGATATTCGGCGCTCACGTAATCGAACTTACAGCAGTAGCTCAGCGAGCAGTGTGACCAGCCTAGATTATCCTGGACTAGGAAAGGATGTGGAGAGTACAAAGTGGTCACATTCTAGAGACAACAATAAAAAGGGGACTATTGTTGGTGGAGAAAGACAAAGGCAACATTTAAAAAGTTGGACAACAAATGAGGAATCCTCTACAGAATCACTGGAAGGAAGTGAGATGAGTGACAGAGCAGATGataggaggaggaagagaagaggtGGTGAGGGCCAGTTAagtagagagagacagagaggtgaACGAAACAGACCAAAGGGAAACAAAGGTGGAGGTCGGGGAATCCTCAGGGTCTCTCTGGAAAAACAGTCGGACACCTCGTCACATAGTGGAGATGCACAACATCGCAAGGAAGGCCCCGTTCCTCGTGGCCGAGGAGGGGGCATCCTGGTACTTCCAGCCCGTACAGATATCTCTAATTCACCTGAAGTGGGGCAAAGACTTCTTTTTGGTGGAAGTAGAGGTGGGGCAGCTGGCAGGAGTAGAGGAGGTCGAGGAGGAGGAGCAAGGCGACTCTGGGATCCAAATAACCCAGACCAAAAACCTGCTCTTACCAGCAATCGGTCCTCACAGCATTCATCTCTTCAGCAGTCTGTATATCTTCAGACAGGTACAGGATATGGACAGCTTCATTTTCTGGACACAGATGATGAGGTAGCAGGGAGCCCTCCAGTCACGCAGGGTGAGCGCTTTCGATCCCAGCAGGCTTCTGCCATGGCCTACTACAAATTCCAAAACTCGGATAACCCATATTGCTACCCTGTGCCCACCAGCGGCCCACATAATCCTAACACCAACCAGCGCTATCCATTTCCTTATCATATGGGACCCTACCAAATGGCTCACACTAATAGCATGTATCCAAGCCCTGGTGTGGGTCAGTTCTGCAGTAATTACAGGGGATCAGGTTATTCCCTCCCAGGTGCAGGAGGCAGTGTAACATTTGAAGAGGCAGAGCAACACACCAGAGGGGAGCTGGGAAGACTGCTGAGGGCTGCAGATGCACAGGAGCTTCAGCTCAGTAATCTGCTCTCCCGGGATAGAGTGAGTGCTGATGGACTGGATCGCATGGCCCAGCTCAG AGTGGACCTTCTGGGGATATATGAGCAGGTCATCCTGACAGACATCGAGTTCTCAGACTCCCAGAACGTGGATCAGGCTTTGTGGAAGAATGTCTTTTACCAGGTCATAGAGCGCTTCCGGCAGCTACTCAAAGAGCCCACCTATGACAATGCCCCTCATATCAGAAACAAGCTCCTTACACTGCTTGATGAG GGCGAATTATTCTTTGACGCGCTACTTCAGAAGCTTCAGACAGTATACCAATTTAAGTTAGAGGATTATATGGATGGCATGGCTATCAGGGCTCGTCCATTGCGCAAAACG gtGAAGTATGCACTCATTAGTGCTCAGCGCTGTATGATTTGTCAGGGTGACATAGCACGTTATCGGGAGCAAGCCAGTGACTCTGCCAACTATGGCAAGGCTCGCAG CTGGTATCTGAAGGCCCAGCAGATTGCCCCCAAAAATGGACGCCCGTACAACCAGCTGGCTCTGCTGGCTGTTTATACA AAGCGGAAGTTAGatgctgtgtattattatatGCGTAGCTTGGCAGCTTCCAATCCCATTCTGACTGCAAAGGAGAGCCTGATGAGTCTTTTTGAGGAAGCCAAGCGTAAG GCAGAGCAGCTTGAGCAAAGGAGGAAGCAGGAGCATGAAGGGGGCTCCAGGGGTCCAGCagtgagaggaagaggaagaagggaGGAAGGAGCACGTGTGGAGATCTGGATTCGCCCCAGTGGACAGGCAGCAGCACCTTCCTCTCAGAGAGGAGGTAGTGAGTCCAGCAGAGATTCTGAACAAGATGGAGAGCTGGGCAGTCTCAGCGCTGCTGAC ctcAATAAGAGATTCATTCTGAGTTTCCTGCATGCTCATGGAAAGCTCTTCACTAAAGTGGG CATGGAAACGTTTCCTGGAGCGGCGACCCGTGTTCTGCAGGAATTCAGGACGTTGCTCCAACACGGTCCACACATGCTGGGAAGTACACACATGCTGCAGATCATCACCATTAATATGTTCGCCATACACAATGCCAACAGCAAAG GTGAAGAAGGAGAAGTGCGATCTGTTTTACAAGAGCAGAGCACTGCCCTGGGCCTCGGTATGTTTGCACTGCTGGTGCAGCGCTGCACAGAACTTCTTCAAGAAATTCCTGCAG AACCAGTCCCAATGAcagatggagaggaggagggtAAAGCGGAGGAGATGGAGGGTCTTGTGAGAGTCTCTGCCTTCCCACTAGACCTAAGAGAAATGCTGCCGAGCATCAAAGTCTGGTCTGACTGGATGCTGGGACACCCAGACCAGTGGAACCCACCACCATGCAGTATAGA TTGCAGCCCCAATGTCTGGCAGTGCCTGGCTGATCTGTGTAACTTGCTGGCACGCGTGGACCATGGCGAAGTACCCCTGTACAAAGTCGATAGTGAAGAAGGAGAGGGGGATGAGGAGCTTATGCTGCTTCAGTTGAAGGAAGACCGCCTGCTTGCTGGCTTTGTACCGTTGCTGGCTGCACCACAGGAGCCATGTTACACAGACGGACACACTGACATG GCTATAGCAGCAGATTGTAAGAGAGTTACTGTGCTGAAGTACTTTTTGGAGGCTTTGTGTGGACAGGAAGAGCCTTTGTTGGCTTTCAAGGGAGGCAAATATGTCTCTGTGGCAACTCCTCCTGCACCTAACCACTCAACAGATACAAGAAGCAGGCAGGATTCTCTAACAGAAAAAGAG GGAGATGATGTCATACTCGAGGCAGTGTCTTCTCTCTCTGCatcagaggaagaggaagttGAGGAGCCCGGAGACAGCGAGAATGACATCAGACAGCTCAAGGCACGACGCCATGTCCTCGCCAATAAACTGGCACAGCAACAAAAGCGAAGGGACAAAATACAG gaGGTGCTGCAGACAGGCGGGCAGTTGGAGCTTGAAGTGAGGCCTCTCTTTCTGGTTCCAGATACAAATGGATTTATTGATCATTTGACAGGGCTGAAGAAACTCCTTCAGTGTGGAACATACATAATAGTTGTGCCACTCATCG TGATTACAGAGTTGGATGGCTTGGCTAAAGGCCAGGACAGTTTTGGTGGAGGAGTGGAGTCAGGAGGGCGCAACTATAGTGCCAGTGCGGCCCATGTGAGGGCTGTGCAGGAGAAGGCTCGGATGGCGGTGGCTTTCTTAGAAAAAGGATTCGAAGCCAGAGAACAGTGCCTCAGAGCTCTAACGAGCAGAGGAAATCAACTGGAGTCTATTGCCTTCCGTAGTGAGGATATGTCTGGGCAACAG GGTAACAATGATGATGTTATTCTGTCCTGCTGTCTTCACTACTGCAAAGACAAGGCTAAAGATTTCATGCCTCATCAGAGAA ATGGCACCGTGAGGCTCCAGAGAGAAGTGGTACTCCTCACAGATGACCGTAACCTCCGTGTCAAAGCTTTGACCCGTAACGTACCTGTGCGAGACATCCCTTCTTTCCTCAGCTGGGCCAAAGTGGGCTGA